AGCAGTTGGTTTTGAATGGCCATCGGTAGGAATGCTCCATAGAAAGGCGTTATTTATTAAAATTTTACGGATTCGGATACGCAGATTTCGCAGATTGGCGCAGAAGAGGAACACGCTTTTTTTGTAACCGGTGATCTGCAAAGCATTAAAGTAATCAAAGGCCTGAAGGCCTGGGTTTTACTGATTACTTCTTACGCCCCGACCTGAAGGTCGGAGTAGCTGAATATAATTCAATATTCGTTTAATTTTGTCCAGGTACTAAATACCGTGTAGCAAATGTTTTTTTATTTTTTTAATAAGTCCCCCAACAGAAATTTTTTCGCGCAGATGGAACAAAGTGACATACCTTACCTCTGGTCGGTATTCTGGAGTTGGAACACCCCGTACCAACAGTCGGGGCAAAGCGCAGAATAAAAGGATTTTTCCTTAATATTTCAGCGATAATCTGCGAAATCAGCGTGACAAAAAAGTATCGGAATAGAACATTTAAACTATATAAATAATCTTTCGTTTCAGTGTACTAAGCACTGGGCAAGCGGAATTTTATTTAAAGCGATTATTTTTGTTTTACAGTACTTAACTTTATCAATGATGACTTATTATTTAAAAAATATCATTAATGCCCATCACTTTTATCAGTCAGACCAAAGCTCCTGAACCGTGGATCGCTGCTCTGAAAGACCTTGATCCTACCCTTGATATCCGCATCTTCGGGCAGGACCCTAACCCTGCAGCGGTCGATTTTGCGCTGACCTGGAATCATCCGGAAGGGGCTTTTGAGCCCTATCCCAATTTGAAGGTCATTTGCTCCATGGGCGCCGGAGTGGATCATTTGATGAAGGATAATAATTTACCCTTGAAGGCTGCCATTGTCCGAATTGTGGATGCCGAACTGGCCACCGCCATGAATGAATTCGTCATTGCCCTCATTATGAATCATTTACGAGGATTAAATGAGTATAAAAATGACCAGCATAAGAAGATCTGGTCTCCACGCCCCTACCTTACCATAAAAGAAACCCGCATTGGAATTATGGGTTTCGGCACATTGGGGCAAAGCCTTTCCAAAGCATTGACCCAACTTGATTTCCAGGTATCCGGCTGGGCTAATTCTCCTAAAGCAGTAAATCAGGTAAAGGTTTTTCAAGGAAAAAATGAATTACCTCTGTTCCTTTCCCAAGCGGATATTTTGATATGCCTTTTGCCCCTGACTACGGCAACAAGAGGGATTTTAAACAAAAGAGTTTTTACTCTTTTACCCAAGGGAGCCTTTTTAATAAACGTCGCCAGGGGGGGCCATTTGGTGGAAGAAGACTTGTTGGAAATGATTGAAACCGGGCATTTGTCGGGCGCTGGTTTGGATGTATTTGACACGGAACCTCTCCCGGAAGATCATCCTTTCTGGACCCATCCGAATATCCATATTACCCCGCATATTGCGAGTATTACTGACCCGGTGAGCGTAGCACCACAAATTTTGGAAAATTATCACCGGATGAAGGCCGGAAAACCACTGTTGAACGAAGTTTCAAGGGAGAAAGGCTATTGAAAACATGGGTCATCCCGGCATTTTCAAAAACTGTCTGAACTGGAAATTATATGATTATTTGAAGTGTTTTTTAAATGTAAAATGTAAAACAAGGAATTTAAAACCTGCCTGCAGACGCAGGAAGGCAGGTGTAAAAGTGAGTGGGTAAAACGTGTGGGTTTTGGAGAAAAAGTCAAATTTTGTCTTAAAACACCTAACCCATAATCCAAACACTTCTAAATTCCCGACACTACGTGATCGAGGATGTCACCCCGACATTTCATGTGCGGGATTTCACTGAGCTCAACTTCGTTCCATTTGCGGTTACTTGTTTTAAACCTTGCCTGCTGCCGCGACGGAAGGCAGGTTTTGCGGTTTATTTCTTTTTGCGAAATAAAAATCCCGAATTTCAGCTAATCAGATAAAATTCGGGATGATTCATGTCCAAGTTGTTTTCTATACCCGCTCGATAATCAAAGCAGAAGCACCGCCGCCGCCGTTGCAGATGGCTGCCAGTCCCTTGCTTCCTTTTTTGTGTTGAAGCACATTGTTGAGCGTGGTGACAATTCTCGCACCGGAAGCACCGAGAGGGTGACCTATGGAGCAAGCGCCGCCAAAGACGTTTACTTTTTCTTCATCGATACCGAGTACGTGGTTGAACGCCATGGTGACCACGGCAAAAGCCTCGTTGACTTCAAAAAAATCGATATCTGATAATTCCAATCCGGCCCTTTTTAATGCCAGGGGAGCTGCCAGGGTTGGCGCTGTGGTGAACCACTCCGGCTCCTGGGCGGCATCGGCAAAACTCAATATTTTGGCCACAGGTTTCAGGCCGAGTTCTTTAACCTTTTCGCCGCTTGCCAAAATCAGTGCAGAAGCGCCGTCATTGATGGTCGACGCATTGGCGGCAGTTACCGTACCTTCTTTAGAAAACACAGGATTGAGTGTTGGAATTTTATCAAAATTCACTTTTTTGTATTCTTCATCTTCAGTGATGACAATGGGGTCTCCTTTCCGTTGAGGGACTATTACAGGTACAATTTCCTCTTTAAAATAACCTTTTTCCGTTGATTCTGCCGACAATTTATATGATCGAATGGCAAAAGCATCCTGAGCTTCCCGCGAAATATTAAACTTTTCCGCCGTAGCGTCGGCACTTGTGCCCATCGCTTTGTGGTTGTAGGCATCTGTCAGACCGTCCTTGGCCAAACCATCAACCAAAACGCCGTCTCCATACTTCAGTCCCCATCTTGATTTGGGCAGGTAATAAGGAATATTGGACATGCTCTCCATCCCGCCGGCAACGATGAGGTCACCGTGGCCTAGCATAATGCTTTGTGCAGCGAGCATGATAGATTTCATGCCTGAGGCGCATACTTTATTTACGGTAGTACATGGTACATTATTTCCGATGCCTGCCCCGAGTGCTGCCTGACGTGCAGGAGCCTGGCCGAGATTGGAAGAAATGACATTTCCCATAAACACCTCATCAACCTGTGAGGCATCTACTCCCGCCTTTCCGAGAGCCCCTTTGATAGCAATTGATCCTAATTCAGTAGCAGCGATTCCGGACAAAACCCCTCCAAAACTTCCTAATGGAGTACGAACTGCTGAAACAATATATACTTCTTTCATAAGTTTGGTATTATTTGATATTAATAGACGCTGCAAAATTAGCAATTAAATCACGAAAAAGCGTCTGATTTACGACAAGCTTAAGGACCAGGTGAAAATTTTGGGTCAAAGTCTACTTTTTAAAACTTAAAACTTTAACAACCAGTATTTTAAACTAAATTAATAAATTATTTCATTCAAAGTCACCTCCAAATATTTTAAAAGCTGTTGACGCTTTTTGAATATAGGTGGAGCCAAAGTTTTAATTTTGAGGAATGATTCACCAGCCAAAATTAGAACCATGCAAAGATTAAAAAACAAAGTGGCCATCATCACAGGAGGCAGCCGGGGTATTGGAAAAACCACGGTAGACAAATTTCTTCAGGAGGGTGCCCGGGTCGCCATTTGGGATATTGACGCAACCCTGGGAGAAGCTCTGACAGAAAGTTACCGGGCAAAAGGACTGGAATGTAAATTCTACAAGGTGAACACCGTAGATTTTACTGCTGTTGAGGCCGCCGCCAAGAGGGTAGCTGAAGAATTCGGCGGCATTGATATTCTCATCAATAATGCGGGGATCACCCGAGACGCTTCGATGAAAAAAATGACCTCAGAGCAATGGCAATCCGTCATTGACGTCAACCTCACAGGGGTGTTCAATTGCACTAAAAATGTATTTCCTTACATGATGGAAAGAGGGGGCGGACGCATCCTCAATGCTTCCTCCATTGTGGGGCTTTACGGCAATTTTGGCCAAAGCAATTATGTCGCCACCAAAGCCGGTCTGATCGGGTTGACCAAAACGTGGGCTCGTGAATTCGGCCGAAAAGGCATCACCGTAAACGCAGTGGCACCGGGGTTCATCAATACCGAAATGATCCAAACCATACCCGAAGAGATCATCGAAGGCATCAAAAAAAGTATTCCGGTTGCCCGTTTGGGCGAACCGGAAGATATCGCCAATGCCTATGCTTTCCTGGCCTCCGACGAAGCGTCGTATATTTCGGGCACCGTACTTAGCGTGGATGGCGGATTGGTTCAATAAAAATGAAGCTATAAAACCAACAACCCAAACCGGGGAAACTTTCAGAGGCTCTAAAAAATGTTCTAAAATTGACTTGGTGAAAATAGTTTTGACTAAAAATGGGTGGATACTTTTAAAAAAAACAGTCCATAAGAGTATGTCTAAAAATTGAAGTCTTTGGAAAAATGGGAACCAGTTATTAAACTTGTGGTAGACTAAAACCCAAGTTTATGCAAACTCAATATGAGCGACTAACTGATTCCCAGTGGGAAATTATAAAAGAATATTTACCTATCAAAAGAAAACGCAAATATGATTTGCGAGATGTGGTAGACGCAATTTTTTGGATATTAAGAATTGGCAGCCAATGGAGAAATCTTCCGGGAGAATTTCCTCCCTGGAAAAGTGTATATTATTATTTTCAAAAATGGCAAAAGGATGGAACACTGCAAAAATTAAATGAAGGATTGAATCGAAAGGAAAGGAAGCGACAGGGTAAAGAAGAAACGCCCAGCATGCTAAGTATTGATAGTCAGTCTGTTAAATCAGGACCATTTGTGAATATAGAAAAAGGAATTGACGGAAACAAGCGTGTTAATGGGCGAAAGCGTCATATCATCACAGATACTTTAGGTTTAGTTTGGGGGATAGTTGTCCATGCGGCTAATCATGCAGACGGAGCAATGGCGCACCAGGTAGTCGAGCCTCTGGTTGGATACTTGCACCGGTTAGAAAAAATACTGGCAGATGCTGCTTATAAAATTATCTTCATGGATTGGGTATATGAGAATCTGTTAGGAGTAGAAGTAGAGCTTTCATCAAAGCCCCCAAGTGCAAAAGGGTTTGTTCCTGTGAAGTGGCGCTGGGTTACCGAACAGACCTTCGGGCGGTTCAATTACTTTCGCCGATTGGACAAGGATCACGAAAAAACAGCAGAAAGTTCCGAAGCGTGGGTACTTTGGCAGAATTGCCAAACAATTTTATATCGCTTGGAATGATCTACAAATTTAAATTTTTAGACATACTCTAAGGATCGTTTTGTCCTAAAGTCCACCCATTTTTTTATCCTCAACCCCTGAAATACCTTAGAGCCGGTTGAAGTCCTTTTAGCTTAAATCCATCATTCTACAATTAAAAGGCCTGCCCTACCTTCTCCCGTTTCATCTTGTCTTCCAACTCACCCAGCACGCTCATATCCTCAATCGTGGAAGGCGGATTAAATTCGGAACCATCCGCGATAGCCCTCATGATCTTTCTCAATATTTTCCCTGAACGCGTCTTGGGCAGTCGGGCCACCACAACAGCCCTTTTGAAGGCCGCCACCGGACCTATTTTTTCCCTTACCATGTTAATGAGTTCCTTTTCCAGGGCATCATAATCCACATTCACCCCGGCCTTGAGCACCACAAAACCTACGGGAACCTGACCTTTCATATCGTCAGCAATGCCAATAACGGAACATTCCGCCACCGCATCGTGGGAGGCTACAATTTCCTCCATTTCTGCCGTAGATAATCTATGGCCGGCAACATTGATGATATCATCTATTCGTCCCGTAATAAAAACATAACCGTCTTCATCCCGGTATCCGCCGTCACCGGCAAAATAATAGCCCGGAAAAATACTGAGGTAAGAATCTTTAAACCTCGCAGTATCCTGCCACAGATTTGGCAGACAACCCGGAGGCAGCGGGTACTTAATAGCTACAACGCCTTCTTCAAGCTGCCCCACCTCTTTTCCATCCTGTCCAAGAATGCGAATATCATAACCACAAACAGGTTTACAGGCTGACCCCGCCTTGACGGGGAGTAATTCCACACCAGCCATATTCGCCAACATAGGCCATCCGGATTCAGTCTGCCACCAGTGGTCGATGACGGGTACTTTCAGCAAATCTTCCAGCCAATGCAACGTGGTTACATCACAACGCTCTCCGGCCAGGAACTGCATCCTGAGGGAAGAGGTATCGTAATTCGCGAGAAGGCTTCCTGTGGGATCTTCCTTTTTGATGGCCCGGAAAGCCGTGGGAGCCGTAAAGAAAACATTCACTTTGTGATCCTGGATCACACGCCAGAAAGTTCCGGCATCCGGTGTTTTAATCGGTTTTCCTTCAAACAAAATAGTAGTACAACCCTGGATCAATGGAGCATAAATGATATAAGAGTGGCCCACCACCCAGCCAACATCTGAAGCGGCCCAGTACACTTCGCCCGGTTTGATGTCATAGATGTATTCCATGCTGAATTTCATGGATACAGCATGCCCGCCGTTGTCCCTTAAAACCCCTTTGGGTTTGCCCGTTGTCCCTGAGGTGTAAAGAATATACAAGGGATCGGTAGCATCCACCTCTACATATTTGGCAGGCTCAGCTTTGGCCCTTAGTTCCGCCCAGTCGATATCCCGGCCCTGATCCAATTCGGCGGTGATGACCTCCCGCTGCAACACGACGACATGTTTCACCTTATGATCCGCCATTTTTATGCCTTCATCTACAATGGGTTTATAGGGAATGACTTTGGAAATCTCTATACCACCTGAGGCTGTTAATAATACATCAGGGGTGGAATCATCGATCCTGATCGCCAGCTCGTGGGCTGCAAAACCTCCAAATACCACCGAATGGACCGCTCCCAGCCTGGCGCAGGCCAGCATAGCGAAAGCAGTTTCCGGAATCATAGGCATGTAAATAATGACCCGGTCTCCTTTTTTCACGCCCAAGGAAACCAGCATTCCGGCGACCAGTTCCACCTCGTGGAGCAATGTTTTAAAAGTATATTTTTTGATCGTATTCGTGACAGGAGAATCGTAGATCAGGGCAACCTGGTCACCTCTTCCGTTTTTTACATGATAATCAAGTGCCAGGTAGGATGTGTTCATTTTTCCACCTTGATACCAATGAAACAAGTCTTCTTCATCTTTGGACAAAATGTTTTTAGGAAACTTAAACCAATCCAATGATTTTGCCTGCTCTTCCCAAAATTTTTCCGGCTCGCGGATGCTGTTTTGATAAAATTCCTGGTAAGTCATTTTTTTAGATTTTTTTAGTGAAAAAATGGCCCTGATCCAGGCAGAGCCTGCATTAATTCCGAAAACAGAAAAACATGAATTGGTAGGTTTTCCTTCCTGAAAGAAAAAAAATCACACTGCTCAACAACCTTGATTATTGTTGAAAAGCCTTCAGAAAATCAATAAAACATAACGTAATCACGCTGTTAAAAGAAGAAAGATGGATGCTGAGTGGATCAACATCCATCCGTCCTCGGTCTGATGCCAAAATTCGTTATGATTTTGCACCTTTTTTCACCGTTTCAACCACTTCCGGATTGAGCAAAGTAGAAATATCTCCCAGGTTGGAAGCATCTCCTGATGCAACCTTCCTCAAAATTCGACGCATGATTTTACCTGAACGTGTTTTTGGTAAACCTGGTACGATCTGGATCTGGTCAGGTTTGGCAATGGGCCCGATCTCTCTGGTCACGACATCCCTGATTTCCCTGATGAATTTTTCTTCATCCATAATGTCGTGAGACGGAATGACATAAGCATAAATGCCCTGACCTTTGATATCGTGCGGGAATCCCACCACGGCACTTTCCACTACGTCAGGGTGCTCGTTGATCGCATTTTCAACTTCCGCAGTACCCATCCTGTGCCCGGAAACATTGATTACATCATCCACACGGCCAATAATTCTCAAACGACCGTCACCATCTCTTCTGGCGCCGTCACCGGTAAAATACAGATCCGGGAAGGAGGAGAAATACACCTGTTGGCATCGCTCATGATCACCATAAGTCGTACGGATAATACTTGGCCAAGGGAACTTGATACACAGCAATCCCTCCACATTATTTTCCGTTAATTCATGGCCTTCAGGATCTACCAGTATGGGTTGAACGCCTGGAAGCGGATAAGAAGCATAACAAGGTTTTGTATCGGTAATGCCCGGCAATGGGGTGATCAGAATGCCTCCGGTTTCTGTCTGCCACCAGGTATCCACAATAGGGCAATTGCCTTTTCCTACCTTTTCATTATACCAGTTCCAGGCTTCCTCGTTGATAGGCTCCCCTACGGATCCAAGCACTTTCAAACTACTCAAATCGTAACCTTTTACGTAATCATCGCCGAAAGCCATCAAGGCACGGATGGCGGTTGGAGCCGTATAAAACTGGTTGACCTTATGCTTTTCGCAAACTTCCCAGAAACGTCCGGCATCAGGATAAGTAGGCACCCCTTCAAACATCATTGTGGTCGCTCCTGCCAAAAGGGGACCGTAAACGATATAAGAGTGGCCGGTGATCCATCCGATATCGGCGGTACACCAGTAAATATCCTCTTCATGGTACTGGAAAACATTTAAAAAAGAGAATGCGGTATAAACCATAAAACCGCCACAGGTATGCACCACACCCTTTGGTTTACCGGTGGAACCTGAAGTATAAAGGATAAACAAGATATCTTCACTGTCCATTTGTTCTGCAGGACAGGTTGCCGGCTGATCATCTATTTCTTCGTGCCACCATTTATCGAGTTTATCGTTCCAGTTAATATCTTCTCCTGTATTGTGATGGACCAAAACCGTTTCCACACTATCACATCCCATGGCAATAGCATCATCCACCACCTGTTTGACAGGGATGGTTTTCTCTCCACGGTGGTTGTAGTCGGAACAGATCACCATTTTACAGGTAGCATCCTTGATTCTGTCAGCAAGGGCATTAGCGGAGAAGCCGGCAAAGACCACAGAGTGGATGGCTCCTATACGAGCACACGCCAACACTCCAATGGCGAGTTCGGGAACCATTGGCATATAAAAACAAACGCGATCGCCTTTGCCCACGCCATTTTTTTTCAAGGCGTTGGCCGTTTTACAAACTTCGGCATGCAGTTCTTTATAGGTATAAGTTATGGCCGGCAATTTAGGATCATTGGGCTCCCACAGGATCGCCACCTTGTCGCCCCGGGTATCCAGGTGCCTGTCCAGACAGTTTTCTGTGATGTTTAATTTTCCTCCGACGAACCAGTTCACATCAGGATCCCTGAAATTCCAGTCCAGTACTTTATCCCATTTTTTACTCCAGGTAAAAGATGACGCCTGTTCTGCCCAAAATCCCTCCGGGTCTTCTACACTCCGTTTATAAGCGGATTTATACTCATCCAGTGATTTAATTTGTAAAAGCATATTTTTAGGTTTTATTTCGAATTAAATTAGTTCCAGGTTTGTGAAACGGCCTTAAAAAAATCAACTCATTTCAAAGATCTCATTGACCGTATTGACCAGTTCATAGTTATCAAAAGGTTTGGTGACATACACTTCTCCCCCACTGCCATAGCCTTTCAATTTATCTTCGGCAGTTCCTTTTGCCGTCAAAAATATGATGCGAATATTATTGTATCGGGAAGATTTCCTTATTTTCATAGCCACTTCGAAGCCATCGATTCCGGGCATCATTACATCAAGAATCACCAGATCGGGATGAAAAGATGCAATGACTTCGAGGGCCTCCTCCCCACTGGTAGCTTTTTCGATGGCGTAACCTTGTTGGTTCATCAGGAATTCGAGCGCCAAAAGGATATTTGGCTCATCATCGACGAGTAAGATTTTGAAGGATTGTCTTTGGTTAGCCATCATTGTTTTATCCTTTTCGGTCTGATCAAAAACAGATTTAAAAGTACAACTAAAAACAGGAAGAAAAGGCAATAAAAATCACCTTTTTTCCGTAAAAAAATCACCTTTTCAAGCCAATGGCAATGCGACCGTAAAAACCGATCCTTTGCCTATCTGGCTCTTTATACTTATCGACCCATTGTGCGTGTCAACAATTTGTTTGCATATAAACAAACCCAATCCGGTTCCTCGCGGTTTCTTCACTCCCGGCGTTTTTACCTGAATAAATTTTTCAAATACTCTTGCCTGGTCTACTTCAGAAATCCCGAAACCGTTGTCCTCGACTTCCAATATAGCCGAGTTCTGACCTGGCTTAATCCTGAGAACCACCTTACCGGTATCAGGGTCACAAAATTTAATGGCATTAGACAACAGGTTGATGATCATCTGAGTAAGTTTATCCCTATCGCCCCTCACCATCAGGGGCTGATCACAGACTTCATATACAGCTTCATAATTCTGTTGTTTCATCAGTTCCTTCACCCCCCTGTATGCCTGTTCTGCGGCATTGCATAAATCAATTATTTCAAAATTCCAGTTTTCAGCCCCTGACTGTACTTTTTGTAAATCGAGTACTTCCGAAACCAACCGGGCAATGCGTTCGCTTTCATCCACAATTATGGCAAGGAACTCATCCTTTTTTTCTGCCGGCAGATCCCGATTGTCGTACAAAATTTTCCCCATGGCCTTGATGGAAGTGATCGGAGTTCTCAATTCATGGGTCACGGTAGAGATGAACTCTGCCTTGAGTTCGTCCAGTTCTTTCAATTGTTCATTCGCCTGTTTGAGTTGCTGGGTCGTTTTTTCCAGCTCGGTTTTCTTTTGTTCCAGTTCTTTACTGTATTGGATGATCTCCTGGGTTTGATCCAACACTTTCAGCATTTCCTCTAATCCAATAGGTTCCTCCCTGATAATAGAAGAAACGATAAGTTTGGCCGATGCGGCACCAATGGAACCGGCAATATGCTTTTCCGTATAGGTGATCAATTCACCATCTGCTTCGCTCAGTTTCTTTATATCGATACCGTGTTTTATTTCGTAATTTTTCAATAGCTTTCGGGCCTTTTTTTCTCCCAAAAATCTTTCCAGCAATGAGATCAGATCAGGCACTTTAGCCTTTCGTCGGAAAACCTCATAATCACTCCCGCCTTCGACATATTTATAGTGATCCACAAAATAATCTGCCTGGGTAATTTCCAAAGCATCCTGACGGGTATTCAGGGATACGATCACAAAAATGAGGGTATTAAACAGAAGACTCCAAAAAGCTGCATTCGAAATATGATCAAACCCCTGCAACCCAAACAATTCATAAGGTTTGAGTAGGTTG
This sequence is a window from Lewinellaceae bacterium. Protein-coding genes within it:
- a CDS encoding acetyl-CoA C-acyltransferase, with the translated sequence MKEVYIVSAVRTPLGSFGGVLSGIAATELGSIAIKGALGKAGVDASQVDEVFMGNVISSNLGQAPARQAALGAGIGNNVPCTTVNKVCASGMKSIMLAAQSIMLGHGDLIVAGGMESMSNIPYYLPKSRWGLKYGDGVLVDGLAKDGLTDAYNHKAMGTSADATAEKFNISREAQDAFAIRSYKLSAESTEKGYFKEEIVPVIVPQRKGDPIVITEDEEYKKVNFDKIPTLNPVFSKEGTVTAANASTINDGASALILASGEKVKELGLKPVAKILSFADAAQEPEWFTTAPTLAAPLALKRAGLELSDIDFFEVNEAFAVVTMAFNHVLGIDEEKVNVFGGACSIGHPLGASGARIVTTLNNVLQHKKGSKGLAAICNGGGGASALIIERV
- the acs gene encoding acetate--CoA ligase — encoded protein: MLLQIKSLDEYKSAYKRSVEDPEGFWAEQASSFTWSKKWDKVLDWNFRDPDVNWFVGGKLNITENCLDRHLDTRGDKVAILWEPNDPKLPAITYTYKELHAEVCKTANALKKNGVGKGDRVCFYMPMVPELAIGVLACARIGAIHSVVFAGFSANALADRIKDATCKMVICSDYNHRGEKTIPVKQVVDDAIAMGCDSVETVLVHHNTGEDINWNDKLDKWWHEEIDDQPATCPAEQMDSEDILFILYTSGSTGKPKGVVHTCGGFMVYTAFSFLNVFQYHEEDIYWCTADIGWITGHSYIVYGPLLAGATTMMFEGVPTYPDAGRFWEVCEKHKVNQFYTAPTAIRALMAFGDDYVKGYDLSSLKVLGSVGEPINEEAWNWYNEKVGKGNCPIVDTWWQTETGGILITPLPGITDTKPCYASYPLPGVQPILVDPEGHELTENNVEGLLCIKFPWPSIIRTTYGDHERCQQVYFSSFPDLYFTGDGARRDGDGRLRIIGRVDDVINVSGHRMGTAEVENAINEHPDVVESAVVGFPHDIKGQGIYAYVIPSHDIMDEEKFIREIRDVVTREIGPIAKPDQIQIVPGLPKTRSGKIMRRILRKVASGDASNLGDISTLLNPEVVETVKKGAKS
- a CDS encoding propionyl-CoA synthetase → MTYQEFYQNSIREPEKFWEEQAKSLDWFKFPKNILSKDEEDLFHWYQGGKMNTSYLALDYHVKNGRGDQVALIYDSPVTNTIKKYTFKTLLHEVELVAGMLVSLGVKKGDRVIIYMPMIPETAFAMLACARLGAVHSVVFGGFAAHELAIRIDDSTPDVLLTASGGIEISKVIPYKPIVDEGIKMADHKVKHVVVLQREVITAELDQGRDIDWAELRAKAEPAKYVEVDATDPLYILYTSGTTGKPKGVLRDNGGHAVSMKFSMEYIYDIKPGEVYWAASDVGWVVGHSYIIYAPLIQGCTTILFEGKPIKTPDAGTFWRVIQDHKVNVFFTAPTAFRAIKKEDPTGSLLANYDTSSLRMQFLAGERCDVTTLHWLEDLLKVPVIDHWWQTESGWPMLANMAGVELLPVKAGSACKPVCGYDIRILGQDGKEVGQLEEGVVAIKYPLPPGCLPNLWQDTARFKDSYLSIFPGYYFAGDGGYRDEDGYVFITGRIDDIINVAGHRLSTAEMEEIVASHDAVAECSVIGIADDMKGQVPVGFVVLKAGVNVDYDALEKELINMVREKIGPVAAFKRAVVVARLPKTRSGKILRKIMRAIADGSEFNPPSTIEDMSVLGELEDKMKREKVGQAF
- a CDS encoding IS5 family transposase — protein: MQTQYERLTDSQWEIIKEYLPIKRKRKYDLRDVVDAIFWILRIGSQWRNLPGEFPPWKSVYYYFQKWQKDGTLQKLNEGLNRKERKRQGKEETPSMLSIDSQSVKSGPFVNIEKGIDGNKRVNGRKRHIITDTLGLVWGIVVHAANHADGAMAHQVVEPLVGYLHRLEKILADAAYKIIFMDWVYENLLGVEVELSSKPPSAKGFVPVKWRWVTEQTFGRFNYFRRLDKDHEKTAESSEAWVLWQNCQTILYRLE
- a CDS encoding glyoxylate/hydroxypyruvate reductase A; this encodes MPITFISQTKAPEPWIAALKDLDPTLDIRIFGQDPNPAAVDFALTWNHPEGAFEPYPNLKVICSMGAGVDHLMKDNNLPLKAAIVRIVDAELATAMNEFVIALIMNHLRGLNEYKNDQHKKIWSPRPYLTIKETRIGIMGFGTLGQSLSKALTQLDFQVSGWANSPKAVNQVKVFQGKNELPLFLSQADILICLLPLTTATRGILNKRVFTLLPKGAFLINVARGGHLVEEDLLEMIETGHLSGAGLDVFDTEPLPEDHPFWTHPNIHITPHIASITDPVSVAPQILENYHRMKAGKPLLNEVSREKGY
- the fabG gene encoding 3-oxoacyl-[acyl-carrier-protein] reductase, giving the protein MQRLKNKVAIITGGSRGIGKTTVDKFLQEGARVAIWDIDATLGEALTESYRAKGLECKFYKVNTVDFTAVEAAAKRVAEEFGGIDILINNAGITRDASMKKMTSEQWQSVIDVNLTGVFNCTKNVFPYMMERGGGRILNASSIVGLYGNFGQSNYVATKAGLIGLTKTWAREFGRKGITVNAVAPGFINTEMIQTIPEEIIEGIKKSIPVARLGEPEDIANAYAFLASDEASYISGTVLSVDGGLVQ
- a CDS encoding response regulator gives rise to the protein MANQRQSFKILLVDDEPNILLALEFLMNQQGYAIEKATSGEEALEVIASFHPDLVILDVMMPGIDGFEVAMKIRKSSRYNNIRIIFLTAKGTAEDKLKGYGSGGEVYVTKPFDNYELVNTVNEIFEMS